In a single window of the Massilia oculi genome:
- a CDS encoding ABC transporter ATP-binding protein: MSRAPDGKTTWESHLERLRLVHAVRWRVAAGLACMVAAVGLELAIPKAIAYAIDNLDRFRNGIPSYLALAMLALVVLYAVASMARFYLMHTAGYRIVAGVRRRLFATIIHQPIAFHDRHHVGELTSRLGADVLALHESLTAGSAHMLRSLTVFLGGLAMLLYLSPILSLPLALFIPASLALGKHSGASYRERSREVQASMADGGKTAQEYFSNVRLIHAFNQQLGAVAKYAGAADRICAVSTVNAGRMAMFQGLQSILTLLALLLTVCLGVHLIAQGALSVGELTAFIIYASMATDAASSVAEFWNSWMRTLGATDRIFALLRDGEPPLPTDTGSRLDGAIALRGVRFSYPERPGMTALDGIDLEIAPGEKIALVGPSGAGKSTIANLILGHYRLDAGQVLFDGVDAAEIGLAAVRRHIAIVEQEPSLFSGSIAENIAFALPGREVTREELVAAARLAHAHDFIAAFPQGYDTVVGERGVQLSGGQKQRIAIARALLRDPGILILDEATSALDAASERLVQSALDTLMQGRTTIIIAHRLSTIAKADRIVVMDGGVVRQQGSHAELMRQPDGLYASLIRNQLQHQMPARILHPVSP, from the coding sequence ATGAGCCGCGCGCCCGACGGCAAGACCACGTGGGAGTCCCATCTCGAACGCCTGCGCCTGGTGCACGCGGTGCGCTGGCGCGTCGCCGCCGGCCTGGCGTGCATGGTCGCGGCGGTCGGCCTGGAGCTGGCGATTCCGAAGGCGATTGCCTACGCCATCGACAACCTCGACCGTTTCAGGAACGGCATTCCCTCGTACCTGGCGCTGGCGATGCTGGCGCTGGTGGTGCTGTATGCGGTAGCCTCGATGGCGCGCTTCTACCTGATGCACACGGCCGGCTACCGGATCGTGGCCGGCGTACGGCGCCGCCTGTTCGCCACCATCATCCACCAGCCGATCGCCTTCCACGACCGTCATCACGTCGGCGAACTGACCAGCCGCCTGGGCGCCGACGTGCTGGCGCTGCACGAGAGCCTGACGGCGGGTTCGGCCCACATGCTGCGCTCGCTGACCGTGTTCCTCGGCGGGCTGGCCATGCTGCTGTATCTGTCGCCGATCCTGAGCCTGCCACTGGCCCTGTTCATCCCGGCCAGCCTGGCGCTGGGCAAGCACTCCGGCGCCAGCTACCGCGAACGTTCGCGCGAGGTGCAGGCCAGCATGGCCGACGGCGGCAAGACCGCCCAGGAATACTTCAGCAACGTGCGCCTGATCCATGCGTTCAACCAGCAGCTTGGCGCTGTCGCGAAGTATGCCGGGGCGGCCGACCGCATCTGCGCGGTATCGACAGTCAATGCCGGCCGGATGGCCATGTTCCAGGGCCTGCAGTCGATCCTGACCCTGCTGGCCCTGTTGCTCACGGTGTGCCTGGGCGTGCACCTGATCGCCCAGGGCGCCCTCTCGGTCGGCGAGCTGACCGCCTTCATCATCTATGCCAGCATGGCGACCGATGCCGCGAGCTCGGTGGCCGAGTTCTGGAATTCCTGGATGCGCACCCTGGGCGCCACCGACCGGATCTTCGCCCTGCTGCGCGACGGCGAGCCGCCGCTGCCCACCGACACCGGGAGCCGCCTCGACGGCGCCATCGCGCTGCGCGGCGTGCGTTTCTCGTATCCGGAGCGGCCCGGCATGACGGCGCTGGACGGCATCGACCTGGAGATCGCGCCCGGCGAAAAAATCGCCCTGGTCGGCCCCTCGGGCGCCGGCAAGTCGACCATCGCCAACCTGATCCTCGGCCACTACCGGCTTGATGCCGGCCAGGTCCTGTTCGACGGCGTCGACGCCGCCGAGATCGGCCTGGCCGCGGTGCGGCGCCACATCGCCATCGTGGAGCAGGAGCCATCGCTGTTTTCCGGCTCCATCGCCGAGAACATCGCCTTCGCCCTGCCGGGACGCGAGGTGACACGCGAGGAACTGGTCGCCGCGGCGCGCCTGGCGCATGCCCACGATTTCATCGCCGCATTCCCGCAGGGCTACGACACCGTGGTGGGCGAACGCGGGGTGCAGCTGTCGGGCGGACAGAAACAGCGCATCGCGATCGCGCGCGCGCTGCTGCGCGACCCCGGCATCCTGATCCTGGACGAAGCCACCAGCGCGCTCGACGCCGCCAGCGAACGCCTGGTGCAAAGCGCGCTCGACACCCTGATGCAGGGACGCACCACGATCATCATCGCGCATCGCCTGTCGACGATCGCCAAGGCCGACCGGATCGTGGTCATGGATGGCGGCGTGGTGCGCCAGCAGGGCTCGCATGCGGAATTGATGCGCCAGCCGGACGGCCTGTATGCGTCCCTGATCCGTAACCAGTTGCAGCACCAGATGCCAGCGCGAATCCTTCATCCAGTCAGCCCGTGA
- a CDS encoding MauE/DoxX family redox-associated membrane protein, giving the protein MSAAFGADILRWFIGFVLLAACIGKLRTFTRFRDNLATSFGVAPRQGALLAPAIVGIELLLAALVLGPFARFGMAAALPLFAAFTILLAWRMKRDGALRCGCFGEAERNLSGYDLVRNLLIVTAIALFLTLPAGAGVPPASSALAAGLGAILAVLAIDFHDVAHLLVEH; this is encoded by the coding sequence ATGAGCGCGGCCTTCGGCGCCGACATCCTGCGCTGGTTCATCGGCTTCGTGCTGCTGGCCGCCTGCATCGGCAAGCTGCGCACCTTCACGCGCTTTCGCGACAACCTGGCGACGTCGTTCGGGGTCGCCCCGCGCCAAGGCGCTCTGCTGGCGCCTGCCATCGTCGGCATCGAATTGCTGCTCGCGGCGCTGGTGCTGGGTCCCTTTGCCCGGTTCGGCATGGCCGCCGCCCTTCCCCTGTTCGCGGCATTCACCATCCTGCTGGCCTGGCGCATGAAACGCGACGGCGCCTTGCGCTGCGGCTGCTTCGGCGAGGCCGAGCGCAACCTTTCCGGATACGACCTGGTGCGCAATCTCCTGATCGTGACCGCGATCGCCCTGTTCCTGACCCTGCCCGCCGGCGCCGGGGTGCCACCCGCATCCAGCGCCCTGGCCGCGGGCCTGGGCGCCATCCTGGCGGTGCTGGCAATCGACTTCCACGACGTCGCCCATCTGCTCGTGGAGCATTGA
- a CDS encoding SDH family Clp fold serine proteinase has product MPQLTHAHLGEHIARIERERDSKVLVMAASHLDIELLPALYDACEEIGRAPRLDVVLHGRGGVVNAARRIALLLRRSADQLSFIVPFHCESAATLLTLCGDEIMAGELALFSPIDPQLDGAGGGSFSGLDIERFGDMAQDWFGIEGDSARAESLALLCNSIFPPSLTAFYRTTRELAAIGEELLAFQRPDLEAGARQAIVRHLMSAYHSHNYAIGPDELARLGLRVRRDQALERLAWPLSKLLQATVGGGVRDSDDDEFNDAVLATRAALRVRRRRPGGLAPLWREERAA; this is encoded by the coding sequence ATGCCGCAACTGACGCATGCCCACTTGGGCGAGCATATCGCACGCATCGAACGCGAGCGCGACAGCAAGGTGCTGGTGATGGCCGCGTCCCACCTCGACATCGAGCTGCTGCCTGCACTGTACGACGCCTGCGAGGAAATCGGCCGCGCGCCGCGCCTGGACGTGGTGCTGCATGGCCGCGGCGGCGTGGTCAATGCGGCGCGCCGCATCGCCCTGCTCCTGCGCCGCAGCGCCGACCAGCTGTCCTTCATCGTGCCCTTCCATTGCGAATCGGCCGCCACGCTCTTGACCCTGTGCGGCGACGAAATCATGGCCGGCGAGCTGGCGCTGTTCTCGCCGATCGATCCGCAGCTCGACGGCGCCGGCGGCGGCAGCTTTTCCGGCCTGGACATAGAGCGGTTCGGCGACATGGCGCAGGATTGGTTCGGCATCGAGGGTGACAGCGCGCGCGCCGAATCCCTGGCCCTGCTGTGCAACAGCATCTTCCCGCCCTCGCTCACCGCCTTCTACCGCACCACGCGCGAGCTGGCCGCGATCGGAGAGGAATTGCTGGCCTTCCAGCGTCCCGACCTCGAGGCGGGTGCGCGACAGGCCATCGTGCGGCACCTGATGTCGGCCTACCATTCGCACAATTACGCAATCGGCCCGGACGAGCTGGCGCGGCTCGGCCTGCGCGTGCGACGCGACCAGGCGCTCGAGCGGCTGGCATGGCCGCTGTCGAAGCTGCTGCAGGCCACGGTTGGGGGCGGCGTTCGCGACAGCGACGATGATGAATTCAATGACGCCGTGCTCGCCACACGCGCCGCGCTGCGGGTGCGCCGGCGCCGTCCCGGCGGCCTGGCGCCGCTGTGGCGTGAGGAGCGCGCTGCATGA
- a CDS encoding ATP-grasp domain-containing protein, with product MKRVLIVTHSRDLHADAIVPLLRQRGPAPIRLDLDAFPRDYELCQSLTGTDCVNRLRPLPGGDWIDLDQVGAVWVRKPADYAYRSDDLGAQERAYARHETEQALFGVLYSLDCFWMSHPRALRGAQWKGEQLKRAARMGFRVPSSIVTNSPEEVRRFRDRIPGPIVFKSLSTPRLASDEMEAHERVVGGLGTTLVDDAMLDDLDAVAELPCHFQEYIAKDYELRVTVVGERVFAARIASQDDPRTMIDSRDMSAPVGYTACTLPPEVARRCIDFVRSYELSYGAIDLIVTPGGDTVFLENNPAGQFLYVQELVPALPILEAIADLLCEEAACRN from the coding sequence ATGAAACGGGTTCTGATCGTCACCCATAGCCGCGACCTGCATGCCGATGCGATCGTACCGCTATTGCGCCAGCGCGGTCCGGCGCCGATACGGCTCGATCTCGACGCCTTCCCACGCGATTACGAGCTGTGCCAGTCGTTGACCGGCACCGACTGCGTCAACCGCTTGCGCCCGTTGCCGGGCGGTGACTGGATCGATCTGGACCAGGTTGGCGCGGTATGGGTCCGCAAGCCGGCCGACTATGCCTATCGCAGCGACGACCTGGGCGCACAGGAACGCGCGTATGCCCGGCACGAGACCGAGCAGGCGCTGTTCGGCGTCCTGTACAGCCTCGACTGCTTCTGGATGAGCCACCCGCGCGCATTGCGCGGCGCCCAGTGGAAGGGCGAACAACTCAAGCGTGCGGCCCGCATGGGCTTCCGGGTGCCATCCTCGATCGTTACCAACAGCCCCGAAGAAGTACGCCGGTTCAGAGACCGCATTCCGGGACCGATCGTTTTCAAGTCCCTGTCCACGCCCAGGCTGGCGAGCGACGAGATGGAGGCGCACGAGCGCGTCGTCGGCGGATTGGGAACCACCCTGGTCGATGACGCCATGCTGGACGACCTGGACGCGGTCGCCGAACTGCCCTGTCACTTCCAGGAATACATCGCGAAGGACTACGAGCTGCGCGTCACCGTGGTGGGCGAACGCGTGTTCGCCGCGCGGATCGCATCCCAGGACGACCCGCGCACGATGATCGATTCGCGCGACATGTCGGCCCCTGTCGGCTATACGGCCTGCACGCTGCCGCCTGAAGTGGCCCGCCGCTGCATCGACTTCGTGCGCAGCTATGAGCTGAGCTATGGCGCCATCGACCTGATCGTGACACCCGGCGGCGACACCGTTTTCCTCGAAAATAACCCGGCTGGCCAGTTCCTCTACGTGCAGGAGCTGGTGCCGGCACTGCCGATTCTCGAGGCGATCGCCGACCTGCTATGCGAGGAAGCCGCATGCCGCAACTGA
- a CDS encoding helicase-related protein encodes MTDHRDIPPSDNTEPDDAFLERELGLAARGIELVKLEGRVFLRFSGEVRYEGLRVPYRLVPARGVLAKPSKWRKMDLLARRALIEERTEEEDLQRLHLEAEEFVRDIAGDADEFGWDPMTFLDVLDELETSEPAEYVFQRISQRLTHAAEREEEERHAARTKESINLAEYPRSFEVASRMQRKFIALLGPTNSGKTHRAMEALAKAGSGVYLAPLRLLALENYERLQAARPHGEPIKVSLITGEERRLVEGSTHVASTVEMLDTKTPVEVAVIDEIQMLADRDRGAAWTTAVCGAPANVVYLVGAVEARRAIEALAERLEVPLEVHVLKRMGPLSMEPTSVRKLSNLRRGDAVICFSRREVLMWRDMITEKGLSVATVYGNLSPEVRRAQAERFREGQADIVVGTDALAMGLNMPIARIVMTTTVKYNGYEEEEIPAALARQIAGRAGRYGVHEEGFVAGYDDDTHQVMRALMKEKIPPVAATGFAVAPSLEQLHRIAAVTGETSLVKLLKRFVHNIDVPDGFFYPRITEEQNERAAWLDTLPLSVAEKFMLSLVPISSRVPVLQSAWEHWALSLAKKKVVKLQPHPNPQHLLYMNLQEVEDTCRVYSAYAWLGYREPEYFPSIALAQELAREAAERVDAVLQQQNSAARKRQGSKQGGRPGGKPGNRQGGGKRR; translated from the coding sequence ATGACCGACCACCGAGATATCCCCCCTTCCGACAACACCGAACCTGACGACGCCTTCCTCGAGCGCGAGCTCGGCCTGGCCGCGCGCGGCATCGAGCTGGTCAAGCTGGAAGGCCGCGTCTTCCTGCGCTTCTCGGGCGAGGTGCGCTATGAAGGCTTGCGCGTGCCCTACCGCCTGGTGCCGGCGCGCGGCGTGCTGGCCAAGCCGAGCAAGTGGCGCAAGATGGACTTGCTGGCGCGGCGCGCGCTGATCGAAGAACGCACGGAAGAGGAAGACCTGCAGCGCCTGCACCTTGAAGCCGAGGAATTCGTGCGCGACATCGCCGGGGACGCCGACGAATTCGGCTGGGACCCGATGACTTTCCTCGACGTGCTCGATGAACTCGAAACTTCCGAGCCGGCCGAGTACGTGTTCCAGCGCATCTCGCAGCGCCTGACCCACGCGGCCGAGCGCGAAGAGGAAGAGCGCCACGCCGCGCGCACCAAGGAAAGCATCAACCTGGCCGAGTATCCGCGCTCGTTCGAGGTGGCCAGCCGCATGCAGCGCAAGTTCATCGCGCTGCTCGGGCCCACCAACTCGGGCAAGACCCACCGCGCGATGGAAGCGCTGGCCAAGGCCGGCAGCGGCGTCTATCTCGCGCCGCTGCGCCTGCTGGCGCTGGAGAACTACGAGCGCCTGCAGGCCGCGCGCCCGCATGGCGAGCCGATCAAGGTCAGCCTGATCACCGGCGAGGAGCGGCGCCTGGTGGAGGGCTCGACCCACGTCGCCAGCACGGTGGAGATGCTCGACACGAAGACGCCGGTGGAAGTCGCCGTGATCGACGAGATCCAGATGCTGGCCGACCGCGACCGCGGCGCGGCCTGGACCACCGCCGTGTGCGGCGCGCCGGCGAACGTCGTCTACCTGGTCGGCGCGGTGGAAGCGCGGCGCGCGATCGAGGCGCTGGCCGAACGCCTGGAGGTGCCGCTCGAAGTCCATGTGCTCAAGCGCATGGGGCCGCTGTCGATGGAGCCGACCAGCGTGCGCAAGCTGTCGAACCTGCGCCGCGGCGACGCCGTGATCTGCTTCTCGCGGCGCGAGGTCCTGATGTGGCGCGACATGATCACCGAAAAAGGCCTGTCGGTGGCGACGGTCTACGGCAACCTCTCGCCCGAGGTGCGCCGGGCCCAGGCCGAGCGCTTCCGCGAGGGACAGGCCGACATCGTGGTCGGCACCGACGCGCTGGCGATGGGGCTGAACATGCCGATCGCGCGCATCGTGATGACCACCACGGTCAAGTACAACGGCTATGAGGAAGAAGAGATTCCGGCGGCGCTGGCCAGGCAGATCGCGGGCCGGGCAGGGCGCTATGGCGTGCACGAGGAAGGATTCGTCGCCGGCTACGACGACGACACCCACCAGGTGATGCGCGCGCTGATGAAGGAAAAGATCCCGCCGGTGGCCGCCACCGGCTTCGCGGTCGCGCCGTCGCTCGAACAGCTGCACCGCATCGCGGCGGTGACCGGCGAGACCTCGCTGGTCAAGCTCCTGAAACGCTTCGTGCACAATATCGACGTGCCGGATGGCTTCTTTTATCCGCGCATTACCGAGGAGCAGAACGAGCGCGCCGCATGGCTCGACACGCTGCCGCTGTCGGTGGCCGAGAAATTCATGCTGTCGCTGGTGCCGATCTCGAGCCGCGTGCCGGTGCTGCAAAGCGCCTGGGAGCACTGGGCGCTGTCGCTGGCCAAGAAGAAGGTGGTCAAGCTGCAGCCGCATCCGAATCCGCAGCACCTGCTTTATATGAACCTGCAGGAAGTCGAGGATACCTGCCGCGTGTATTCGGCCTATGCCTGGCTGGGCTACCGCGAGCCGGAATACTTCCCGAGCATCGCGCTGGCCCAGGAGCTGGCGCGCGAGGCGGCGGAGCGGGTCGATGCGGTGCTGCAGCAGCAGAATTCGGCGGCGCGCAAGCGGCAGGGGAGCAAGCAGGGAGGCCGGCCGGGCGGCAAGCCGGGCAATAGGCAGGGTGGTGGCAAGCGGCGTTGA
- a CDS encoding PaaI family thioesterase: protein MNTKYTPEAFNEFGAKFLPGHLGIRITEVGPGKLSAEMKVEPQLLAPNGYLHAGSVVTLADTCAGYGCVSNLPEGAQNFTTIELKSNHLGTAREGTLACTATAVHLGRTTQVWDATVTDQASGKTIALFRCTQMILYPKA, encoded by the coding sequence GTGAATACCAAGTACACCCCGGAAGCCTTCAACGAATTCGGCGCCAAGTTCCTCCCTGGCCACCTGGGCATCCGCATTACTGAAGTCGGCCCCGGCAAGCTGTCCGCCGAAATGAAGGTCGAGCCGCAGCTGCTGGCGCCCAATGGCTATCTGCATGCCGGCAGCGTGGTCACCCTGGCCGACACCTGCGCCGGCTACGGCTGCGTCAGCAACCTGCCGGAAGGCGCGCAGAACTTCACCACCATCGAACTGAAATCGAACCACCTCGGCACCGCGCGCGAAGGCACCTTGGCGTGCACGGCGACTGCGGTCCACCTGGGCCGCACCACGCAGGTGTGGGACGCCACCGTCACGGACCAGGCCAGCGGCAAGACCATCGCCCTGTTCCGCTGCACCCAGATGATCCTGTATCCGAAAGCCTGA
- a CDS encoding TlpA disulfide reductase family protein, with amino-acid sequence MTAPTHSSATRSWFKPAAIGAVVLALAGIGYASLSSTTQAPDVTFISIAGEKISTESLRGKVVMVNFWATSCVTCVKEMPDMVATYNKYKDQGLEFVAVAMQYDRPDYVLNFAEQRQLPFKVALDSAGDIARQFGDVTLTPTTFLIDKQGRILKTYVGEPDFAAVHKLIEKELAG; translated from the coding sequence ATGACCGCTCCCACGCATTCATCCGCTACCCGTTCCTGGTTCAAGCCCGCCGCCATCGGCGCCGTGGTGCTCGCCCTGGCCGGCATCGGCTACGCCTCGCTGAGCAGCACCACGCAGGCGCCCGACGTCACCTTCATCAGCATCGCCGGTGAAAAGATCAGCACCGAATCCTTGCGCGGCAAGGTCGTGATGGTCAACTTCTGGGCCACTTCCTGCGTCACCTGCGTCAAGGAGATGCCGGACATGGTCGCGACCTACAACAAGTACAAGGACCAGGGCCTGGAATTCGTCGCCGTCGCGATGCAGTACGACCGCCCCGACTACGTGCTGAACTTCGCCGAGCAGCGCCAGCTGCCGTTCAAGGTGGCGCTGGATTCGGCCGGCGACATCGCGCGCCAGTTCGGCGACGTCACCCTGACCCCGACCACCTTCCTGATCGACAAGCAGGGCCGCATCCTCAAGACCTATGTGGGCGAGCCCGATTTCGCGGCCGTGCACAAGCTGATCGAGAAGGAACTGGCTGGATAA
- a CDS encoding BON domain-containing protein: MRNTRRPMAALLNKTLLTKIVLGTALAASLSGCFGLVVGAGVAGAVSTVDRRTLGAQTEDKSITVKAELEMRKITGDAGNVNVTSFNRRVLLTGEVRDEAMKQAAEREVRKIANVVSVINELQVSGSSSYTSRSNDALITTKVKASLVDMKTVSAISFKVTTERGVVYLMGLVTPREGNIAADVAKGVSGVTRVVKIFEYINEEDPRVRQNSPVQASLD, from the coding sequence ATGCGTAACACCCGCCGGCCCATGGCCGCGCTGCTGAACAAGACGCTGTTGACCAAGATCGTACTGGGCACTGCCCTGGCCGCCTCGCTGTCGGGCTGCTTCGGCCTGGTGGTCGGCGCCGGCGTGGCGGGCGCCGTGTCGACGGTCGACCGCCGCACGCTGGGCGCCCAGACCGAGGACAAGTCGATCACGGTCAAGGCCGAGCTCGAAATGCGCAAGATCACCGGCGACGCCGGCAACGTCAACGTCACCAGCTTCAACCGCCGCGTGCTGCTGACCGGCGAAGTGCGCGACGAAGCGATGAAGCAGGCTGCCGAGCGCGAAGTGCGCAAGATCGCCAACGTGGTATCGGTCATCAACGAGCTGCAGGTTTCCGGCTCGTCGAGCTACACCTCGCGCTCGAACGACGCCCTGATCACCACCAAGGTCAAGGCCAGCCTGGTCGACATGAAGACCGTGTCGGCGATCTCGTTCAAGGTCACCACCGAACGCGGCGTGGTCTACCTGATGGGCCTCGTCACCCCGCGCGAAGGCAATATCGCCGCCGACGTCGCCAAGGGCGTCTCGGGCGTGACCCGCGTGGTGAAGATCTTTGAATACATCAACGAAGAAGATCCACGCGTGCGGCAGAACAGCCCCGTGCAGGCTTCGCTGGACTAA